DNA sequence from the Candidatus Fluviicola riflensis genome:
TACCGAAAATACCTGCTATGAAAACAACACGAAATTTGAACAAAAACGAGAAGTTACTAATAAAACGGTTGAGAGGTTATGATTGCTTCACCACAAAGCCACAAAGAGATCCTAGGTAGACACTTTCGTGGCCCTTAACAAACCTGGTTCTTTTCTTATTACAAAGTTTGGTCACACCCTTTGATAAGGTTCTTACATTTCACTGGAATCTCCTTTGTGATCTTTGTGGTGAAGTTGGTGTTACACATCCATGCGCTTGTTGTACTTCCGTACTTCAAACCCAACCGCGTGCTTCTCATCCGCCTCGTGTTTAAAAACCGTTTCCGATTCCCATTCCGACTCGTTGAATTCAGGAAAAAACGTATCTGCGTTATAAATGTGATCAACATGCGTAATGTACATTTCCGTCACTTTTCCGCTTTTCAGTGCCTCCACATAAATCTGTCCGCCACCGATGATAAAAACCGTTCGTTCGGTTTCGCCTGAATAATGGTCCAGACATGCTTCAAGGGATGAAAAAACGACACAACCTTCGGCATGATAATCTTCTGCGCGGCTCAGCACCGCATTTTCCCTGTGGGGCAAAGGCCTGAAACGCTCTGGAATGGATTCGTAGTTTTTACGGCCCATTACCACAATATGTCCGGTGGTTGTTTCCTTGAAAAACTTCATGTCGGCAGGCAAATGCCACATCAGATCATTGTTTTTGCCAATGCCGCGCTCGCGGTCCATCGCTACTATCAGACTTACTTTCATTAATCTCCGACTATTTTTACTTCTTTAGGCGTCACAAATACCAGTTGCGGCAAAGCGGTTTGGGTTTTGGTCCAGAAAGCAAGAATTTCTCCTGCTTGTTCAGGCGATGAAAACAAACCGCTGACCAGATGATAATTGCCATCCGGTGCCAAAATGCGTGTCGTAGTGGCTTTATTTTCGGGCGAAAGTTTGGCCCAATCGGTTCCCAGCACAGAATCCAGCTGAACGGTATAATAACCTTCCAGCAATAAATCGTAGCGTTGATGGACCGCTGGATCCTGTCCGACCAATCGTTCAGCCGTTCCTTTTGCATGTTGGCCAAACAAACTCCTGGAATCACTCATAAAAAGCTGCATTTTTGCTAG
Encoded proteins:
- a CDS encoding dihydrofolate reductase, with the protein product MKVSLIVAMDRERGIGKNNDLMWHLPADMKFFKETTTGHIVVMGRKNYESIPERFRPLPHRENAVLSRAEDYHAEGCVVFSSLEACLDHYSGETERTVFIIGGGQIYVEALKSGKVTEMYITHVDHIYNADTFFPEFNESEWESETVFKHEADEKHAVGFEVRKYNKRMDV